CAAACAAAGGAACAAATCTATCTAATCCAGTTAAAGTAAGTATTAATATAGAACTAACTGCTACCATGGCCATAAAATTATACTTAATGATGTCAATTGCTGAGAATGATGCCAATGGATATACAGCAGAGGCAATCCCTACATAGAAATTCATATAAACATGCCATGGAATTAATTGAGATCCAAATACTCCCAATGCATCTCCAAATGTTGCATTTCTAAGTCTTAAAGTATACATATCTTCTTCACTGGCCTCGACATTATTATCGGTCAATGTCTTTACGATTGGTCCGATGGTAACTATTTGAGCCATTTCATCTGATAGAGCAGCATTACCAGCTACTGAAAGCAGACCATTGGAGAACATAAGCTGTCTAACAGTTTTAACCCTTCTAGATATGAATTTTGAGAGAAATGCAAAGGCGTCCATCTTTGCCATTATACCACCAAATGCACCAACCCACATCATCATTACTATAACCCAGCTTCCTGCATCAGCAAATCCTGTATATATAAGACTTAAAAATCCATCATCACCAGTAATATGAGTAACAGTTCCTGCAAATAGTCCTAAAATTAATGAAGAGATTATACCTATACCTAGACATGCTAGAGTAGGAAGTCCTTTTATAGCTACGGCTATAACTAATACTAAAGGTATAATCATATAAGTAGGTACCCCTTCTTGAACTTGATCTAACAAGGCTATTGCAGAAGGTCTTTCGGCATTAAGGTTGTCCCATACGTCCTGAGGCACTTGGCTGATAGCTTCCCCTGCATTACCAACTACATCAGGTAATCCCATACCGACACTTACACTAAAGAATATAATGGCTGCTATTATTAAACATAGTACAGACCATACCCCTTGGTGTCTAATTCTATGAATAACTTCAACCTTTTGAATACCAGAGCTTACAACAGTAGTATCAGAGATAAGTCCTATATTGTCACCAAAACAAGCTCCTCCAGCTATGGCTGCAGTGGTAAGCATAAGGTTTCCGCCAACTATATGGTTTAACCATAAAAATATAGGTGCACAAGCGGCGAATGTACCCCATGAAGTACCTGTGGCTACTGAAAGTATACCAGTTACAACAAATCCTGTTACAGCCAAAGTCTTACCAGTAAGCCCAAGACTTAGAGCAGTATTGATTATTGCAGCACCAACCCCTGTTGACATAAAAGATTCTGCCATTGCATATGCTGCCATAAGAATAAAGAACACTAATTGCATTTCCTTAACATTGTCAACGGCACTTTCTAATAACTCATGAAAAGAAAATTTCTCCGTGATTGCAGCTACTATAGCAGCATATATTGTAGAAATAGGTGCTGCTAACAATGCATCAAATTCCGACATCATTAGACCTGCCATTAGAAAAACAGGTGAGAACTTAAATAAACCTATCAAAAAACCCATCAAAAATCTCCTCCCTTAGAAATAAATAATTGATAAAAAAATAACAAGAAAATCATAAAAATACATCATACTACAAAAAAATACTAAATCATTTTTTGGTGATAGAAAAATGGTTATAAATCTCAAAGAATACAGGTGTAAAGCATATAGAAAAAGTTAAGACATAAAACCAAAAATGAAAGCAAATGGAAACAAACCTAAATAATAACAATAAATAAATTTGAATAAAAACGCTTTCATTGATACGATTATAACAAAAACTAGAATGCATAACAAGTATTTTTTATTTCCAACCTCTATGATTCATTGCTTTTAATAAAGAATATTGGTTTTTTTCTAGGTTTAATATACATTGAGATAATGAAATGTCAAGTTTTGAGGGTTTTTGTCCTTTAATTATTTTTTTGTATGAATCATATAATTGTTTCTCAGAAATAAATAAATCATGTAACATTTCTTTTTCGGATAAGATGGTGGATAAGTACATTTAAATTACCTCCAGTTTTCATTTAAATGCTTAAGAATATTTTCATAATTTTTCTTGTGGATTTGACTTGCATTAAAGCAAAGGTTTTTTAGTTCGCTATCATAACACATATTACTATATAGGATGTATTTTTTTGATAATAGCAGTTCTCTTTCTAGATGCTTTTTTAATTGATCCATAAATACACTCCTTTAGTCAATTAATACGGATTATCAAATGTTTTTCATAGAATATTATCTCTCAATATAAAAAATATATAGCAAGAAAAAAACTCACTGAAAACAATAATATAGCTTTAATGATAAATTTATCCGTTTTTTCATATATAAAAGATTCTAAAATAAACTACGAACTACAGACTACAAACTAATATATCAACTACTAACTACTTTTTTTGAAATATGATATAATAATAAGAAAAAATTCTGTTGGGAGAGATATTTTGGTGATAAATAAAAAGCTTGATAAGTTAAAAAATATCATTAAAGAAAAACAAAAGATTGCTGTAGCATTTTCGGCAGGTGTAGACAGCACTTTTTTATTGAAAGTTTGTAGAGATGAATTGGGAGATAATGTTGTAGCAATAACAGTAAATGCCCCTATGCAACCTAGAAATGAGATTGAAGATGCAAGAAAATTGGTTAAAAGTTTAGAAGTAAAACATATTGAAATAAATCTAGGCTATAGTAGATTTCAGGAAATTATGGACAATCCTCCCAATAGATGTTATTTATGTAAAAAACAAATTTTCACTACAATAATAGAAAAGGCAGAAAGTATTGGAATAGAGTATATTGCTGATGGTTCTAATATGGATGATTTAGGTGATTACAGACCTGGAATGAAGGCTTTAAAGGAGCTGGAAGTTATAAGTCCATTATTAGACGCAGAATTGACCAAAGATGATATACGAAATCTATCTAGGGGAATGGGACTTCCTACATGGGATAAACCGGCATTATCCTGTTTGGCAACCAGAATACCCTATGGTAATAAAATCACCATGGAGAAATTAGAAACTATAGAGAAGGCAGAGAATTATCTTAAGCTATTGGGTTTTAAACAATTTAGAGTAAGGCATCATGGAGATATTGCT
The sequence above is a segment of the Clostridiisalibacter paucivorans DSM 22131 genome. Coding sequences within it:
- the larE gene encoding ATP-dependent sacrificial sulfur transferase LarE, producing the protein MINKKLDKLKNIIKEKQKIAVAFSAGVDSTFLLKVCRDELGDNVVAITVNAPMQPRNEIEDARKLVKSLEVKHIEINLGYSRFQEIMDNPPNRCYLCKKQIFTTIIEKAESIGIEYIADGSNMDDLGDYRPGMKALKELEVISPLLDAELTKDDIRNLSRGMGLPTWDKPALSCLATRIPYGNKITMEKLETIEKAENYLKLLGFKQFRVRHHGDIARIEISMDEMCRFLDLEIFKKVTKGIKKMGFKHVTLDLEGYNRGSMNWVVEKEEY
- a CDS encoding Na+/H+ antiporter NhaC family protein yields the protein MGFLIGLFKFSPVFLMAGLMMSEFDALLAAPISTIYAAIVAAITEKFSFHELLESAVDNVKEMQLVFFILMAAYAMAESFMSTGVGAAIINTALSLGLTGKTLAVTGFVVTGILSVATGTSWGTFAACAPIFLWLNHIVGGNLMLTTAAIAGGACFGDNIGLISDTTVVSSGIQKVEVIHRIRHQGVWSVLCLIIAAIIFFSVSVGMGLPDVVGNAGEAISQVPQDVWDNLNAERPSAIALLDQVQEGVPTYMIIPLVLVIAVAIKGLPTLACLGIGIISSLILGLFAGTVTHITGDDGFLSLIYTGFADAGSWVIVMMMWVGAFGGIMAKMDAFAFLSKFISRRVKTVRQLMFSNGLLSVAGNAALSDEMAQIVTIGPIVKTLTDNNVEASEEDMYTLRLRNATFGDALGVFGSQLIPWHVYMNFYVGIASAVYPLASFSAIDIIKYNFMAMVAVSSILILTLTGLDRFVPLFGLPSEPKVRIKKRTESEAAVNSKVATEE